From the genome of Macaca thibetana thibetana isolate TM-01 chromosome 8, ASM2454274v1, whole genome shotgun sequence:
GCCCACTGTGGACAAGCTCCTGAACTAGGCTGTAATGGGAACACCaatagaggagagagaaaaacccATACATGGGGAATGGCAAAGGAATAACTTTAAGTAAGTGCGTATAAGTATCACTGTACTATATATGAATGGGAAGGGTGAATATATAAGTTGACTACATACAGAAGAGAACAATAAACAGTCTAGCTGTATCTTTGAATCATAGGATTTTAGAGTTGGAAGGGATCGATCCGAGCCCCTGGGGCGAGGTAGGGGAAGCTGCTGGCTGCCGTTTTCGTGGTTTTCTCCCAGTGTCCAGTAGAAATGGCGGTGGCGCAAAGTATGGCTGGGCCAACCTAGGGTCCCCCAGGACCCTCCGCTCTGCGCGACAAGGGGCCCGCGCTCGCCAAGGCCGAGGGGCAGGAGTGAACGTGGCCCCCGTGGGTCTGCGGCCCCGACAGGCTAGCCAATTGTATAGAATTTAAATCATCTCTCAGATGTATACAGTAGAACTCAAGAAGACAGACTACCAAGGGTCATCTGAAGTCGTGATTGTCCTGGGTCACTAATAATAGCAGGACAAAGTTAGAGATCGCTACTCAAGCATAAGCCCCAGGCTTCATAAGACTGCAGAGAGGATGTTTGATATAAAGCCTTGGGCTGAGTATGTTGTGGAATGGGCTGCAAAGGACCCATATGGCTTCCTTACAGCGGTTATTTTGGCCCTTACTCCACTGTTCCTAGCAAGTGCTGTACTGTCTTGGAAATTGGCCAAGATGATTGAGGCCAGGGAGAAggagcaaaagaagaaacaaaatgccAAGAAAACACTGCAAAAGCTAAACGACTAAAAAAGGATTGAAGGACTGAACAGGCTCTGCAACCAGAGGaaaatcatttggaaaattaTGCAGCTTTGGAAGAACCCACTAAAGTTTCTTCTTTGGATTTCTTGACAGTATTATTTAGTAAATGAAATCTGACCAAATGGAAGAATCATGTTTGCTCTGACCTCAATACTATAGTAACTTTTAGGCTTGGGTGTAGAAGTTTGTAGGTTTCTATTGACAGTTATTATAAATTATCATTCACTGTGGTACAAATTCTTTATAACTGACTTAGTCATTTGCCGCTTAGCAGTTTATGTACTGAAATGAAAACATCCTGTGGGAAAAGTGACTTTAGATTATGAACTCAATTCAAATGAACTCTATTTAAAATGGAGTCCTATTTTggagaaaggaaattaagaatGTAAAAGTTAGAACTGTATTGTTTGAGGTAAAAAGTGTGCTTTGGCTTAAAAGAGATACAATGTATTAattatgtcttttattattattgcttatttCTTAGAATCATTTCtgactttctcaaaacaaaataatattaatcaaTGAATACTTCTATTTGCTGCATTTTTCTTATAACCTTTGAGACAATGGTAATTATCaagtcattttgcattttttaaaacacttttataaaGAATTATCTTATCTCGATTATGTAGAATACCACCTACTGGATAGAACAATTTTTGTACTCACAAACACTGCCATTTTCTTAGAGACGGCTTGCTGAGAGGAGTAACACTATGGTCTAAAGCTTGCAGTAAAAATGCTAAACACTGTAGTACTTTGGAACTGGTTTATTCTTGTGCTAAGCAGAactataaaatagttaaaatgtctTATCAAGTAATTTGCCGATTATATAGACaccacttttgttttttatttcattctttaactCATGTGGTAGTAATATTTAATACTTTCTGATCCAATAGTTTCaaagtaaaactttaaatttcacatttcttttaaagaactCGTAAAGCATAACAGTGACGTCATACTTCATAAGTGGTAAAGAAAGGTATAAAATTGGGAAACACGTTGTTAGGCCTAGTAGTAATTGGGTGAAAAGgataaattatctcaaaatgagaGTGTGCTGTAATTGGAAGGAAGGAGCTAAAGGATGTTTCTTTCAGTTAAGTAGTATAAATGGAAGGTTTTACTATTAAACATggcttttataaaaaaagaaaagaaaagaaaagaaagggatcTGGGGGGGTCATCTAATCCCACCTCTCACCCCAAACAGAGATCTCTTCTACAAGTATCTGTGGAAGTTCCAGTGTCAACCTAAAGGCAGTGAGCCAGTTCTTTTGTTTTCCAggtttttggttattataaagTTCCTGCTTTTCATCATCAAATCTGTCTCCCTTTGGGGAATTCTCCTATTGGTCCCAATTTTCCCCATGAATCTATAGCAAATAGTCACCCTTCTCATTGCCGTGACTGCCGTTCTTCACATGGATAAAGGGAAGACAAGCATGTGTTGACCACTTACTCTGCTCCAAACACATTCCAATAGTCCCACTCAATAGGGATGACAGTTTCTCATCTAAGGACTCCGAAGAGTCATTAGAGACATTAAGAGTCATTAGAGATATTAAGaaacttgtctaaggtcacaccgTTGGAAGTACTGGAGCAGAGATTTGAACACAAACTCACCGCTTTTCTACTACACTACACTGCCTTTCAAAACCAGCTGTCATCACCATGCCTCTCATCTTCTCTTATAGACCATCTAGACCTGGTTTCTCCAGACTTTCCTTCTCAGGGGACAAGTTCTTTAGACCTCTCCTGATGTTGGTTTTTCTCTGAATAGGCTCCGGTTTGTCAATGTCTCTCTCGAAATGCACTGTAAGACCAGAGTTCAATACCCAGTGTGGCCAGACCATCCTGCCTGGCTTGCCTGCCCTGCATGCCATTTGCATGCCCAGGATGGCTTCACTGACTTAAGAAGCGTAGTAGACCTGTCACACGTTTGGGTTGGGCTGATCCTGATGTAGCTGCAACCTGGGTTTTTTTCATATGAGCTAGTTTCAAGTCACATTTCATCCATCCTTTACTTAAACCATTGCTTCTAATAAGCTTCATTGGGATCCTGTTGGATTCATTTATTGGTTTTGAGAGAGTATTTCAATTTGTTATACAGCATATTAGCTGCTTCTCTGTCTTTAGGCTAtctgaacattttaaaagctGGTCTTCAATGTTGTGGTACAAGTCACTGATAAGAATGTTGAACATGCCAGGACCAAGAGCAGAGCCTTGAGACATCCATTGGAGACCTCCAACAGGGTGGCAATTCATCGATTAATTAATGCTCTTTCAGTACAGTTGTCTACGCAGCTGTGATTCCAGTGAGCTATTTTTAACTCCACATTTCATTTCTCTACCTCTTCACAGTTTATGTAATAGAAAGCTTTGCAAAACACCTGCTGAAATTAATCCAAAACATCCTTTTTTCCAAGTGTTTTCTGTAGAATGCTTGATCAGTGAGATGGTATTAAATAGGTTTTCTGGtgcaggacttctcagaactTTTAATGTGCTAATGTGTCCTGTGAATCTTCAACGGAAACTATAATAGCACACTGCGTTTCCCAAAGTTGAGGTGggtccttcattttattttatttttgcttaggtgGGTTATGTACTCTGCTGTTTGCTCATTTGTAGTATTCCCTTGATCTCCCAATCTGATAACTGTGTGTAAAAGCAATACAACATTAGCTCTACATGGCTTGTTCTTAGTGAACCTCTGCTAATGCCCAGTGATCAATGCTTGCCTCTTTAAAGATGGTCACATTTAATAATCTGCTCTAGAATTTTGCTGTGGATTAAGACCAAGCTTGTTGACCTGCagttttcaaaatctattttttctcttctctctcctgataCAATACTTTCTTGTTTCTCAGGGGTTAACCCACCACAACTATGAACTTCAGCACTATATTTACTGCAACAGAAGCATATTTACTGCACCTAACATGGTCAGCTGCTATTGTGGGCTTCAGTTCTCTTCTATCCATGTCTGCACTGCCTTTCCTAGTTTGAACGGGATTCTCTTGATGGAGAATATATAAACGAAATCTAAACAACTCAGGTTCATGGTCAAGGCAGATTCCTGACTGATGCTCCCTCAGATTTTCATGTTACTCACAAAAGGAGGTAAATGCCATGGGGGTAACGAGCTAGCCTGTGTGTCTTGCTACAGAACTGTTCTGATTGAGAATTAAAGGGTGAAGATGAGCTTCCTAGTGGCAGGGTAGGTGATGAAAAAgacctttttcatctttttcagtGATGAAAAAGACCTGATAAATATTCAAGCAATGGAAACAGTCCAGAATGGCTGGGGACAGAGATGAGGGGAGAAAGTGACTAGGGGCATGGCGGAGGGCTAGAGCGTGGCTTATGAGCCCtgataaagggaaaataaaaatcacagaaggAACTGCAGCAGCGAGAGAGACACAATCAGATTGAACTCTATTCCCAAGGAGTGAACACCCATTCTTTTGTCTCCTACTCTTGTTCTATATGTGGAGTTTGTAAGCTGTGcccatttccttttaaataatagTCCTTTGCTTTTTCTAAACACCTCAAATCACCTCAGGGTTGGCCACTCCTGATACTCTACTTTTGAGGGGTTTTTTGCCACTCTTGATAAGCATCCTTGGCTGGCTGCAACCTATTTTTGTATATACATGCCCTTTAAAGTTCTGAACTGTTGGTCAGTGATAGAAGGCTTCAGAGAGTGGAGCTGGCTTCTGAAGATGAGAAATGTGGtgtcagggaagagaaaaagaagtttgGTGGAAAGGACACATTCTCTAAGTGTATGAAGCCCCAAGGCTGCACAAGCAACGTGTGGTTCATCTTTAGTGGCTCATGGGTGGACGTGGTGTACAAGGGCAAGAAGCTAGGAGTAGGAATCTGAAGGTGGCCTGAACCCTGGCTCTGCTATTACCAGCTGCGTGGCCCTGGCCAAGTCATTGCActactctgggcctcagtgtcttGACCTATGCAATGTAAGGGGTTCAACCAAGGCTTGACCCTGAGCCCCTCCTTCAAACTTCTTCGTTGCTCCTTGTCTCCCCTGTCTGCATGTGTATGTGTTAGCATGTGATAGCTATCTCATGCAGGGTGTTCTGCCATCCAGGCCACAGCCTTCTTCTTGAACTGTTTGCCAGTCAGAAGTTGGACTGCAGATACAGCATCTGGGAGCAACTCTCCTTGGATAGGAAAGAAGGTGAAAATGtgctattctgttttatttccccAGTCATCTTTTAATGTAGCCCAGACTCTGGCTTCCATCAGCAGAAGAGATCAGTAGGTGGATTATGGGATTGTAATCTTACAGAACGACGAGTCCACCTCTCCCTGTGGCCAAGTGAATGATTCACGTTTGGCTCAGTTAACACTAGGGAGAAGTCAGATTAACACAGTCACTTGCTTGGAAATGGAGGTTGTTGCACATGGGGCTGGCTTTCTTGAGAGCACACAttttcaaaaaacacaaatatgttTTGTTCAGGGATAAAATGTTCTCAGGGGTCCATCATTGCCTGTCTGGAAACCTTGCAGTAAGCAGATGCAGGAGGGGAGATCATTTAATAGTTCCCCAACCTAAACTCACCACGACAGGATAGAGTTAGGAGGATGAAAGATAATTAGTTCAGTTTGGGGAGAACCACCAATGGAAGTGCCTTTTCTTTAGGACTCTTTTTTGATCAGAGCAGTAACTAAGCCTCAGAAGACACAGAAGGAAGAACGTCTTCCCTAGATGCAGAGCAGATGCAGCCCCTGGCAGCCTAGACCCTGGGGCTCAGCAAAGCTCCGGAAAATCCCCCACAAACATTGCAGTCCCATCTGAAAACCAGAAGGGCGGTGGATTCCATCAGGAAGGAAGCAGCTCTCATATGGAACTGTGAGATGCACTGAAGTGGATCCAGCCAGCTCCTTATGGGGAAAGAGCCATAAAACTGGAACTTGGGGACCTGCTGCAGCagaactttttgttttgcttttgtggccCAGCGAAGCACCCACTTGCAATACTCTCCATTAGCAAGTTGTTCCGGGGAGGTGACAAATCTCCAGAGGCCAACGGTTCCACCTCTTTCCTTTTGAGGTAGCCCTTATGGGAATCTCCTGGATGGATTAGGTTGATTCTGGGTGGATACCAAGCCCACAAAGGGATTCCTCATGAGTAAAGGGGCTGCCTGGCTGGAAAACTGGGCTCCTCATGGGGCAAAGGCTGGGTGTGGAGTAGACTGTGTTGGAGGCTTGAACTTCCAACCTCCCTGGCACTGTCTTGTGCTTTGGGAGTGACTTTCAGGCATGGTGACACCCAGCCGCCCAAGCGGAAGCACTATCACTGTGGGGTGGAAATGGAAAACAGTATCACACCAGAGTGGACAACAGTTCACTGCCCTGGGTTGAGCTTGTGGAGCAGAGTGCCTACCTCATAGTGCCCCCAAGTTGGTGGGACCGCCCAGTTCTTCAACCCCAGTGGGTGGAATATATACCTACTGTTAAGAGAATttgtgccaggtgcggtggctcacgcctgtaatcccagcactttgggaggccgaggcgggcagatcacgaggtcagagtccgagaccagcctgatcaacatggtgaaaccccatctctactaaaaatacacaaattagccaggcgtggtggtgcacgcctgtaataccagctactcaggaggctgaagcaggagactcgcttgaacccgaaaggcagaggttgcagtgaaccgagatcgcaccattgcactctagcctgggcgacagagtgagactccatctcggaaaaaaaaagaaaagagaatttgggTGGGGTGGAAGAAGGCCTCAGCAGGGACATGCTGCACTTCCTGCTGGTAATGGCATCTTGAGATTTGAGCAGTTAATTGGAAAAATATGAGATGTGGCTTACTTGAACTCCAAGCAGGTGAAGCGAGTTATCCTGGTTATATTAGAGGTGGATTCACTGTGAAGTTAATGAAGCTATGCTCTTgattcccctcccttcctttgcATGGGTGTCTTCCAATATCCTGGGAATTAGCCTAGCAATGGGGCCACATGGCATTCATTTTTGTGAAATTTCAAGAGTAAGAgcttttgatattatttttattaaagaaccTCTAGAATTGTGAACCCCAAATGGAGAATCCCACAAAAGCTGAAGTTTGAGTTATACCCACAAACTGGCATCCAATGGAGAAAATCATAGCCTTCTTTGGGATCTGGCAAGATCAAAGCAGGTACTGGGAGAGGAGAGTGGATGCCTTGGCACCTGTCCCAGCTCAAGTACTAATGATCAGAAATTGGTCCTCAGTCATTACCTCCAAAGGAAGGTTCTAAGAAACCTGGAAATAAGGTATTTTCTGATTAGCATGCCAACACAGGGGCTATCAATTTCtacaattggtggagctcttacaagaaaaaaagtaagcaaTGCCAGGTGCGGGCCCTCAGACACAGCTGAATGTGCCCGCTAAagaagtggaggtggcagggccCTAACCGCCACATGGAGGCTGAGGGGCACATGGGCCAGAGAACCCTTACAGCATTTCTACAGAATCAGAGGGAACCGGAACAACCCACACCGGAAGTGTCACCTCCAGGGAGGGTTAGTCTGTGCCCTCTGTCCTGCAATCTCACTCTGAGagcatttactgaacacctgctgcgtgccaggtgctggggatgAACACCCAAGGAGCCTGGAGTCTAGTTGAGATCAGCAACAGCACTGGTATCAAAGAGGTGAATAACAGCACAGGAGAGCACTTCCAAGTGCCTCGGGGATAAGGGGAGTTTCACAGAAATATAGTGTGGAGTGTTTGCACTGAGACTTGAAGCATGAGTGGAGCTTGCCAGGCAGAATGCCAGGGGCAGGCATTCCAGGCAGGAGCCTGGGAGTGTGGTGCACTTGGAGGGCTGTGTGGAGGCCCAGTGGTTCCACAGTGCTAAGCATAAGGGAGAAGCATGGAGATGTAGGGATCAGCAGGAGCTGATGCTGGACACATAGCTGGGTGGGATCCTGGTGCTCCCTTGAGATGCCAAGGAGTATGGGCTTTATCCTGAATCCCTCTCATTTGGCATCAAGCCCCACTGCTTCTCTCTGTAAGGTCTCTCTGGtttgtttcttcctctccatCCAAAGGCTGCCCTAGTTCAGGTCCTCACCAGCTCCTGCCTAGTTTATCACAATTGCCTCTTAATGTTTCCCTGCCTCTAAAGAGGCAGTCGGCGCAGCAGTGATAACAGCACATATTTACTGAACACTCATGACGGGCTGGACACTGTTGTACGTGCTTGTAAAAGATGCCTTTGGGATTTCTTcttaacaaccctgtgaggtacgTATTACCATTCCCAGTTCCCAGAGGAGGCAACGGAGGCACAGCgatgaaataacttgcccaaagttaaaCAGCTTGTTAGTGGTAGGGGCAGGATTTGAACCAGAAAAATCTGGTGTGTGAGCTAGAGTTCTTACACTCTCACATCTCAGGTAGAGGATCAAGATCTGCATTCTAGAAGATTACctgagttacttaacttcttcAAACCTTtcgtttctccatctgtaaaatggggcaacAGCAGTGAAGATCTCGTGAGGAATAAATCAGAAAATCCATGAAAGGCACGAAGGAAGGGGCATGGCACACAGCCTAAGGAAGCGTTAGCTTTGATAGAAATTATTTTGCCAAGGAGGGTAAAAACATCACATGCCAGTAACATTAGCAACTCAACAGCACAAAGGTGATGTCACTATCCTAGAGTCCTAGTGAAAATAAGATATTAAAtatcttattaaatattaaacaatttatttGGAAAACCTCAATATTCCTTTTCCCTCTCCCAATTGGAGCAGCTGGacattaaagaatttttttaaacaagatacaaccatttgcaatatttaaaaatcaagggCTAAAACAGTACAAATGAAAAAGGTTGAGGCAGTGGATCTCACACAAGATGCAGACCCTTGTTTCTGTCCTTGGGCCAACTCTCTCATGCCCATTTTGGGTGAGATTTCATGAAGCTGGCCGGCTCTGAAGCAGAGCGCCAGAAGTTGTATTTACACCATTGTTCCAAACCTAAAAGGCAATTCTGCTGCTCGCAGCAATGTCGCCTGAAAAACCCGTGACAATACAAGATAATTTACAGGCCAACAATCACATTTTGGAGCATCCATTACTCTAGAACTCTGATTCTGTCATTTCCCTCTGTAAGTTTTCCCTACAAAACTGACTTCAAATACAAGGCTGATGCATCCACTTTTTTTATCACTTCCATTTCATAATCTATTAACATAACAGTCAACCACGTGAAAGTGAAAACTGATCACAATATAGCAGAGACTTCCTGTTGACTGATGTGAGTGCTCATTCAGAGGGTGTTTGGTGATTCTTTCATCTGCCCTGCTCTTTCCGCATTCCAGTGTGTCATCGAGTGTCCTCCAGCTGATGGGCATGCATTTAACAACATTGTCTACACAAGAGGGCACCATCTGGACCAGGGGAAGCCGCTGCtgctttcatgtatttatttattattatttttgagatggagtctcgctctgtcacccaggttaaagtgcagtggcgtgatttcggctcactgcaacctctgcctcctgggttcaagcaattctcctgtctcagccacttgagtagctgggactatgggcgcacgccaccacacccagctttttttttttttttttttttttttttgtatttttagtggagacggggttttaccatattggtcaggcgggtctcaaactccttacctcaggtgatccacctgccttgacctcccaaagtgctgggattataggcgtaagccaccatgcctggctgccacTGTTGCTTTTAAGccaactttttattattaatttttttaaaatgtgtgtatttaGGAGGTACGAGTGCAGATTTCATACATGCATGTATGAAGGAGTGGTGAAGCCTGGGCTttcagtgcacccatcacccaaagtGACACTGTGCCCAAAAGGCAATTTCTCAACCCTCCCCCACAACCTTTTGTCGTCTTTAGTGTCTATTATTtcactctgtatgtccatgtacACCCATTGCTTaatgggtatttatttatttattgagacggagtcactctgtcacccaggctggagtgcagtggtgcgatattggctcactgcaacttccgcctcccaggttcaagcgattctcctgcctcagcctcctgagtagctggggttacaggcacctgctaccatggccggctaatgttttgtatttttagtagagacggggtttcaccatgttggccaggctggtcttgaactcctgacctcaagtggtccactcgcctcagcttcccaaagtgcaaggattacaggcatgagccaccgcgcctggccaagggtacttataagtgagaacaagatgcatacttttttttttttaatggataatgGTGTTGGGCTTATCTCCTTTCTGTTGAAATTTCTTAGATGTACATAAACAGAAACTCTTTGGCAGACACACAGTATTGATGAATGGACCTGCAGCTGAGGTGATCTGGGTGGCCAAAGCATAAACATACGTGGATGTTACTGAGAACCACAACGGCCTCTCCTTCATGCCCTACGTGTGGTCTGGCTAGCCTTGCACTCAAGCTGAGCCTGGCATTTTGTGACTCAAATGCGGTCCAGAGAAAGCGACAGGAAGACACAAAGGGTGAGTGTGTGAGTGAATAGGTATTTGTGAGATTATGTGTTTCTGTAGGTGGATACATTTGTGATTGCACTCAAGCTGAGCCTGGGATTTTGTGACTCAAATGTGGTCCACAGAAAGCGGCAGAAGACACAAAGGGTGAGTGTTGAGTGAATAGGTGTTTGTGAGATTATGTGTTTCTGTGGGTGGATATGTTTGCCATTTCAGGCATCCTATTCTCACGCACACTCCTCCACCGTCAGCATACTTAACTGACCACACCAAGAAAGACACGGCCCTATTCACTTTCATAGATGCTGCGGCAGGCGTGGGCTGTTATAATAGGAGTTTGGGAACTTTGGGCTCTGGGTGTTTTTTCAGCTTTCACCCATCATTTTGAACTGGGACGAGGGAGGGTTTAAGGGGAAAAATGCTGAACACCAGCACAGCAATACCACACATTGGCTTCTGTGGTCTGAGAACAGCAGCAGGAATTCACGCGGTGATTGGCGGCTCTTTCCCACCTCAGCAAAGCGCGGGGCTGCTGCTGCCCAGGGTGTGAAATCTAAGCCAGGCGCTGACCCACCGCTAGAATGGAAACTCAAACCTGCACAGCCTCTTTGCTTTGTGGCTGTCTTTCTTGCTCGTGGCGGCAATCAGAAGTCTGTTCCCAGTTAGGGAGCAGAGCCTTGACTGATAAGAGAGATGGGAAGAGAATTTCAAAAATCTTATACGAAAACCCCCTCCTAGAAAGTtaaggtggggtgggaggaggttgCTAAGTGAGAACACTGGGGGTTATTTTGGGGTGGAGAGACACCAGATCACCAAGGTGGTAAGTATGGAAATGTCACTGTCACCTACCATCCCATCCCCCTCCACGAAGAGTGGCATTTCAAAGTATTTGACCAGtgagtcatcagaaaaatgctattttttcattttggaaaaacacTGTTATCACAGCAGGACATTTTGCTGTTATCTGTTCTCCCAAGAAATACAGTGGTGGGGGAGGACCCAACCCCTTAGAAATTAAAGCCATATGCataccatattaaaaaaataacccACCCAGGCCATTCCATTAGTGCTGACCATAGGAATTCAGTATTTATAATTTACATTCTTTCCCATACTTTGCTGTTTTTCAGACGTGAAAAGTAGAGGTTTATGGCCTCATCAGATTGTAAATCACATTCCTGAGGGCAGAGGGAGCTGCTACAGGGGAGAGAAATTGCCTTCCAACAGTTTGCAGAATGCGTCAAAACACTGGGAAAGAACCCACGTGGAATATGGGGACCCTGTTCAAGGGTGGCATCTCGACTGACTTCAGGCCACAGAAACACAGGGGTGTCGAGGCCGGAGTCTGTCTACTCACAGGACACAAAAGACAATGAAGGCCAACACCAGTTATTCCGTCCATAGAGCACGCAACCAGCCAACCACCCCCAGAGTCATCTGAAGAGTGGCTTGGAGGTGTGGCCATCTCGAATCACGCAAGCACCTGACATCTGAGTCTCCTTCCAAGGAGGAGGAGCAAAGGTGTGGCGGTCACCAGGAAACTAGCTCCTTGACATCCATTTGCCAGCTCTGGGGCCAGCGAGGATCTATGGGGCTGTGGTCTGCTGATGGGAGTAAGACATGTGCACAAGAATCCAGGGGAAGAGCCTGGCCCAGAGCCTCAGGCTGTGTTGCTCTGGCAGCTCCCCCTCCGGCCCCTCCTGGCCATGTGCTCTGTGTGCAAGCTTGTGTTACTACGGCTGGGCTGCTGGGAGGATTCAGGGACGAGAGGGAAGGGGTGCGGAGAGCCCCACACAGGGGTGTTTTGAAGGCTCCAATCCTCTGAATGCCTCTGTCTGGAAGTCATGTTAGTAGTGGCCCTAGTGAACTCTTATTCCCCTGCTCCTGGTCTGTATTTCATCCACTCTAAGAGAGGTGGAGGATCCCTAACATTTTGAAAGCTGAAGATCTTTCTTAAGCCTTTCCCACGCTGCACTCATAAAATACCTAATCAGTCCATGACATATGCAGTTGGAGAGATGAGAATGAGCCCAAACAGCCCTTTGTCGGGCGGGTGGGAACAGTCAGGCTTACAGCCCAGATTTCCAGTATGGATTGTTACATAAACCTTGCCTGTAATTTGACTCTCTAATGAAAGCTATTGTGTGTATACTTCAGATACGAAAATGaagtattttggtttttttagtcTCAAATGTTAGAAAAccagttttcttttaaagacagacAAACTTCATTTCCTGTGGTTTGTAAAGCCACAAGAGTCTCCTTTACTCAGCATCCAGAAAGGGGCCACACCCTACGCTGGAACACCAGGCTCTGACGCTCCGGGATGACTGCACCGAGGGGCAGGAGGTCGCAGCTCTGAGCAAATCTTCCTGCCACCGCAGGGCACTGTCGGTGCCCACAGTTTGCAGACCCTGGCCAGGGTGATGTCTTGAGCATTCcagtaccaaaaaaaaaccagcagTTAACTCCTGGGCACAAGAAGTACAAGCGTGAGCCCAGATCACTTAAAGAGGCTGGGTGGTTGGTCGCATCAGCTGTGAAAGCAAAACCCTTGGGTAAATTCTATGTTCTGAATGATGTTACTGTCCTCACTG
Proteins encoded in this window:
- the LOC126960851 gene encoding small integral membrane protein 15-like, with product MFDIKPWAEYVVEWAAKDPYGFLTAVILALTPLFLASAVLSWKLAKMIEAREKEQKKKQNAKKTLQKLND